From a region of the Gossypium raimondii isolate GPD5lz chromosome 10, ASM2569854v1, whole genome shotgun sequence genome:
- the LOC105777292 gene encoding ankyrin repeat-containing protein BDA1 isoform X3, whose amino-acid sequence MDESLRQAARTGKVNELYTVIQRNGNVLRHFDEVEFIETPLHIAAEEGCIEFAMEMMNLKSSFARKLNHQGLSPLHIAVRKGHKEMALRFLEIDKHLVRVRGKKGKTPLHYLCKVGNQLGLLDPFLEASPDCLQDVTIENRTALHIAIQNNRLDVLQLLIPTVKRKDYYWEVVNRKDKDGNTALHIAAIHNQPKMLKLLLNCKADKHATNQVGLTALGIAQQHNYRENIAILKGCFIPVVSNFKRKLEEQVVKYVTKASLLIFQNMDNISADDRNALLVILGLLLTATYQATLSPPGGVWQGENTSKSKGSYDEMVLGKSVMGQMDFLLFYILTYLVFLVTLFLTLALLKTFPHGFRTALQVLLAFLAVSFDESISDIAPTNLTYVILNIFSGILFLLMVSMCIVCRVSKISVSIVGCWILPSILYLCLGRSEIGMGVGQGLLLFLILYDEFCKGTILIVCYCLFVSVCVFFGTSIDFKYLVALMGCWQLLSLGRLCIMQCTQFCNTHL is encoded by the exons ATGGATGAAAGTTTAAGACAGGCTGCTCGTACGGGAAAGGTTAATGAATTGTATACAGTAATTCAAAGAAATGGAAATGTTTTGAGGCATTTTGATGAGGTGGAGTTTATCGAGACTCCATTACATATAGCTGCAGAAGAAGGGTGCATTGAGTTTGCAATGGAGATGATGAACTTAAAGTCATCATTTGCTCGAAAGCTGAACCACCAAGGTTTGAGCCCACTTCACATTGCAGTTAGAAAAGGGCATAAAGAGATGGCACTCCGCTTCTTGGAGATTGATAAACATCTTGTTCGTGTCAGAGGAAAGAAAGGTAAGACTCCATTGCACTACTTATGTAAAGTTGGAAACCAGCTTGGTCTGTTGGATCCATTTCTGGAAGCTTCTCCTGATTGTCTCCAAGATGTTACAATTGAGAATCGCACTGCTTTGCATATTGCAATCCAAAACAATAGACTGGACGTTCTCCAACTCCTAATTCCAACGGTTAAGAGGAAAGACTATTATTGGGAAGTGGTGAACCGGAAAGACAAAGATGGAAACACTGCACTTCACATAGCCGCTATCCATAATCAACCCAAG ATGCTTAAACTACTATTAAATTGCAAGGCTGATAAGCATGCTACCAATCAAGTTGGTTTGACCGCACTGGGAATTGCACAACAACATAATTACAGAGAAAACATTGCTATTCTGAAAGGCTGCTTTATTCCAGTAGTTTCAAACTTTAAACGTAAGTTGGAGGAACAAGTTGTCAAGTATGTGACAAAGGCATCActactaatttttcaaaatatggaCAACATATCAGCCGATGACCGCAATGCCTTGCTAGTCATTTTAGGACTGCTTCTAACTGCAACCTACCAAGCCACTCTAAGCCCACCTGGCGGTGTTTGGCAAGGTGAAAATACCTCAAAGTCCAAAGGATCATATGATGAAATGGTACTAGGTAAATCAGTCATGGGTCAAATggattttcttctcttctataTTCTAACCTACCTTGTGTTCCTCGTAACATTATTCCTAACACTAGCTCTACTCAAAACTTTTCCCCATGGTTTTAGGACTGCACTTCAAGTACTATTAGCGTTTCTTGCAGTGTCCTTCGATGAATCAATATCTGACATAGCTCCCACCAATTTAACATATGTAATTCTGAATATATTTTCAGgaattcttttccttttaatggTGTCCATGTGTATCGTATGTCGGGTGTCAAAAATTAGTGTTTCAATAGTGGGATGTTGGATACTcccttcaattttatatttatgtctAGGAAGAAGTGAAATAGGTATGGGTGTAGGTCAAGGATTGTTGTTATTCCTTATTTTATATGATGAATTCTGTAAAGGAACCATTTTAATTGTATGCTATTGTTTATTTGTAAGTGTTTGTGTTTTCTTTGGTACTAGTATTGACTTCAAATACCTTGTTGCATTAATGGGATGCTGGCAACTTCTTAGTCTAGGTCGATTATGCATAATGCAGTGCACTCAATTTTGTAACACCCATTTGTAA